From Brassica rapa cultivar Chiifu-401-42 chromosome A06, CAAS_Brap_v3.01, whole genome shotgun sequence:
CTGAACTAAGTCACCATGGTTGAATGCTTGGAGAATGTGGTAAAGCCATTCCACATTTGTTCCAAGAAGACTTTTCAACTGTCATAAACGAAATACTTGTAAGATACCCTCTACATGAGAGTTAGAAGCTGTTCTCTATGTTCCCCGAGCAACAAGAGATCAACAAGAAACCTCTAATATACAAGGAATAGTGTGTAGTAGCTTATACGAAGGAGAACTTACAATGGGATGGGCCAAGAGCTCTCCAAAGTTGTAGATGTTCTCTCCAAGTAGAGCTGAAAGTGACAAATCGAAAGCCAAATCCTGAAAGACATAATACGATATGAATTTAGCAACTTCACCGGTGAATACAGGGAAGCTACAGTAGTAAGCACTTCTTTCGCAGAAATGAATTTAGCAATTTGACTGGTGAATACAGTAAAGCTACTACGGTTGGCAAATCTTCTTATCCAAAACATTAGAACAAGATATAAGCACGATTACAAGAACACACCAGCTTAAACGAGTCTGAGAGCGCCTCCACAGAGGTATACGCGAGATAAAGCAGAGCACTTTTGTAGAAATCAGAGAACTCCTGACGGCACTTATGGTACTGAGAAGACACCCAGTAGAAGTTAGCATACACGGAAGGATCAATATCAGTCATGCTATCAAGAGAGGTCTTCGCATCGTCCAAGACCTTCTTGCACTCCTTCTGATCACCTTGCTCAAGCTTGAACAAAGCCTTTTGCGTCTCAATGTAAACGATAGGTTCAGTGATCCGAGGCTCCTTAGTAGCTTTAAGCTTCTCAATCACGCCTTCAAGATAGCTAACCGCAGCTTCTTTCTCAGAGTACTGACGTGAGACCACCACAGCGAAGTGCGCGAGCTTGAGGAGGTTGATCTTCGTCTCGAAGTCGGTGATGAAGTTGTGGTAGAACTGTATCAACGCATCTCCAGCCtgtaattaattacaaaatctaaaaaccctAAATCGGATAAACCCTAGCTGATCGCTAGATCTATGAACGCTAGATCGATAGGGAACACTACGGAACGAAAGAGAAAGAGTACCTGAAAGACGGAGAGAGCGATGAACTGCTCGAGCTTGAGGGTGAGCTGATGCCATAGCTTTTTCTGATACAGATCTGATAGGGAATCGTACCATTCGTTGAGCTCTGGGTGAGAGCTTTTCAGAGATTCCAAGTATTGAAGAGCTGCCATGACGGAAAATGATTTCGCTTcgcagaagaagatgaagacgtAGTGTTGTGGTGGATTCAATCTTATATCAGAGCTGTGcgtaaagaaaaagaaaagggttttgtgaaaataaataataatcttCAAACAAATGGTTTTGGTTGCAATTTTACTCTTTGTTTATGGAATTTGCAACTTAAACCAATAAATCCCggttatatcatatttttttgggCAAATCTTCTGAAAAGCctacaaaaagaaatttgtaaCCAAAGTTGCTCACAAAAGAAATTAACCAAAGGctcacaaaaaaaacaaacaaccaaaatataatttattaaatagaaTGAGCAAGTTATCACtaatgaataatatatttaatataaatacataattttttaaaaaatattaaaaataaaattattgaattttattctttaaataatcttaaccatcatttttaaaaactaaattctAATTCTAGACCAATTAGAAaactattttatgttatttctctacaaatttagtaatgtataatatataatgtatattttcaaaaatttaaaatttaccataatataatatttaagaaaataaattattatgtatTGCTTCGGATCAAATAGTTCAACAACTTCagtgttttacattttaattcttttttttaaattacaaattgATTGTTTGACAATCTGTTTATCAAAATAATTCTCTAAACTTCATCTCTACtctctgttttattttaaataatctgtAAAACggagttttaaaatatatacataattttatataaattattataaaattgatcaAGGATAGAATTACATAACGAAACCAACTATGCAGAAAACTATATGGCGCTATATCTAAAGGTGTAAAACTTTAAAGGACTTTATGTAAGATAACAAAATACTAAAAGGGCCCGTTTGTGCATTTAGGGCCCAGTATTAAGTTCGGGTTACGATTATTGGTTTATTGGGTTTCAGGTGTTCGGGTCGGGTCATCGGCAGCGGTACCGCCcataccccccccccccccccccccccactaGCGGCGttttaatttctctctctcgctctcgcTTTCTGACAATCTTTCTTTCAgggaaaaagagagagagatggatgaAGACGACGAGCTTGGGGATTGGGGCATAGATTTTCTCGACGAAGCCATCAAACTCGAAGAGAGTTATCTCTCTACTCAGCCACCTCCGCCTGCTCCCCCGATTGTTCCGCCTCCGGCTCCGTCGTCGGAGAATGTGGAGTTACATTCCACGGGACAACAACGGCATAAAACTCCAGCTCGCGATCCTTTCGCAAGCTTCTCTCCGCCAAGAGTGCTCTCTCAGAGAGTAGCAGGCGGTTTCAATGACGCGGTAACGGATTACTCTTCGGTGGCTGCCGTTAGACCAATCTCTCCGAGCTCTTCGACTCGTCGTTACGATAGCGAGAAAGATCTCGAAATCGAGCGCTTAAAGGTTCGCTGTGATTACGAAGAGATTGTTTGTGAAAAAGATCTCATGATTGTGTATTGGTGGTGTGTGAATTGCAGAAGGAGCTGGGACGTGTCTCGAAGCAGCTGCTTGATATGGTTCGTTCGTTTTTATCTTGGTGATCTTTGTAATCTTGAAAAGATCTTTGATGGTTTACTACATTGTTCCCAGGAGCAAGAGTGTTCGAAGCTTAAGAAGGGGAAAAGCAAAGAGACTGAGCTCAAAAACTTGCATTCTGAGATTAACGGGAGTGGTGCTACAGTTTTTGCGTCTAGGAGAACTAAGTTGTGAGTGAATCTTGTTGTTTAGTGAGATGAATCATGACTTGGATCCGTTTCTGAGTTAGTTTTGTAGAATATAGCTTGTTAGGTTCCATGTTTTTGGTTTGCATTCTCATCATTTTGACAACGGTTAAGTAGTGTACTGCAATGCTGGAATCAAACATCTATGGTGCATGGTCAGAGCTAGCCATTCGTTACTTTGATTTGCTCTTACAAAATCATCAGTGATGGAGTCTTGTGAAACAGGGAACCAGATGCTCCAACTTCAGTGAATGATGGAGGAATCGATTCTACTACTGGTTTAGATGATAAAAGAAGTATGTGAATTTAGTTGTGCTTGTAATAACAGTTTTGAAGTCTTCTTGTACTGATTAAATACTCATAATTTCTGCTTTGGCATAAGTCAGGCTTCAAGGCCACTGGTGTTCAAGCGGATCTGGCAAACCATTCTGACATTTCAAAGAAGCTGCTTGATATCTGGCGCACCTCAAATTATCAAGACCCTAGGAGAAATCTTATCTCAGAGCTGCTATTGGCTTGTTCAACAGATCTCCAGATTCTCTTTGGTTTCATGAACACTAGTACGCCTCCCCAAGAAAAAGACAGACAAGCAGCCAAAACCTTGTCCAATGAGCAATCATCTAAAGCATTAGAATCTGAGAAAGTATAT
This genomic window contains:
- the LOC103827785 gene encoding 26S proteasome non-ATPase regulatory subunit 13 homolog A isoform X1 codes for the protein MAALQYLESLKSSHPELNEWYDSLSDLYQKKLWHQLTLKLEQFIALSVFQAGDALIQFYHNFITDFETKINLLKLAHFAVVVSRQYSEKEAAVSYLEGVIEKLKATKEPRITEPIVYIETQKALFKLEQGDQKECKKVLDDAKTSLDSMTDIDPSVYANFYWVSSQYHKCRQEFSDFYKSALLYLAYTSVEALSDSFKLDLAFDLSLSALLGENIYNFGELLAHPILKSLLGTNVEWLYHILQAFNHGDLVQYQELCRVHHASLIAQPALVENEKKLLEKINILCLIEIIFSRPAEDRTIPLTVIAERTKLSIEDVEHLLMKSLSVHLIEGIIDQVNGTVYISWAQPRVLGIPQIKSLRDQLDSWVDKVHTTLLSVEAETPDLVAA
- the LOC103827785 gene encoding 26S proteasome non-ATPase regulatory subunit 13 homolog A isoform X2 codes for the protein MAALQYLESLKSSHPELNEWYDSLSDLYQKKLWHQLTLKLEQFIALSVFQAGDALIQFYHNFITDFETKINLLKLAHFAVVVSRQYSEKEAAVSYLEGVIEKLKATKEPRITEPIVYIETQKALFKLEQGDQKECKKVLDDAKTSLDSMTDIDPSVYANFYWVSSQYHKCRQEFSDFYKSALLYLAYTSVEALSDSFKLDLAFDLSLSALLGENIYNFGELLAHPILKSLLGTNVEWLYHILQAFNHGDLVQYQELCRVHHASLIAQPALVENEKKLLEKINILCLIEIIFSRPAEDRTIPLTVIAERTKLSIEDVEHLLMKSLSVSSFFSSLFPSFRAVTICILLW